Proteins from a genomic interval of Pseudanabaena yagii GIHE-NHR1:
- a CDS encoding AAA-like domain-containing protein: MTTILSNRYKVLRVLGSGGFGQTFLAEDTQMPSRRICVIKQLKAIANNPEIYQIVRDRFQREAATLETLGKDNCLVPELYASFCENDEFYLVQEWVDGKDLSDLIHTEGCFTELQVKKLLLDLLPTLEHIHDRGIIHRDIKPENIILRTSDRLPVLIDFGAVKATLATAMTAQGDVTCSVVIGTPTFMPSEQAIGRVGFASDLYSLGLTAIYLLTGKISSELDTDPQTGELSWHRYAGNFSPSFVAFLDKAIRLNFRDRYATANEMLVALREILDESTTIVTIPKQPSLDNDHAIALESTEGQVAINSHFYIASGYESRCYEEIKKAGSLLRIKSPHRMGKSSLMARVINHAESLGYRTVVLNLEQTNQKIFADPEKFMQWFCASVGKALGVRVKTEEYWDDIFGANDNCTDYFEKYLLEGNDRPLIIAIDNFDRVFSYPEIETDFCGLLRGWYERSRSHPLWGKLRLVIVHSQEPYAQRDINQSPFNVGFPVELREFTTDQVRELVKRHQLSWSEDELHQFMELIGGHPYLVRSALYRIASQDITLEEFLRTAPTEAGIYSSYLMGHLKTLEDYPELGEAMQKVVMADAPVRLRSEISFKLDSQGLVSRIDNDVTPRCLLYKLYFRDRLGGS, translated from the coding sequence ATGACTACCATCCTGTCCAATCGGTATAAAGTTCTCCGAGTGCTTGGCTCAGGTGGATTTGGTCAAACTTTTTTGGCGGAAGATACACAAATGCCATCGCGACGTATTTGTGTGATCAAGCAACTCAAGGCGATCGCAAATAATCCAGAAATTTATCAAATTGTGCGCGATCGCTTTCAGCGTGAGGCAGCAACGCTCGAAACTTTGGGTAAAGATAATTGCCTTGTGCCAGAGCTTTATGCCTCATTTTGTGAAAATGATGAGTTTTATCTGGTTCAGGAATGGGTTGATGGAAAGGATCTGAGCGATCTTATTCATACTGAGGGATGTTTTACAGAGCTTCAGGTCAAGAAACTTCTGCTAGATCTGTTGCCAACCTTAGAGCATATTCACGATCGCGGCATTATTCATCGTGATATTAAACCTGAAAATATTATTTTAAGAACTAGCGATCGCTTGCCAGTACTAATTGACTTTGGGGCAGTCAAGGCAACGTTGGCAACTGCGATGACGGCTCAAGGAGATGTGACTTGCTCAGTGGTGATCGGTACGCCTACTTTCATGCCGTCAGAACAGGCGATCGGGCGGGTGGGTTTTGCCAGTGATTTGTATAGCTTGGGCTTGACTGCAATTTATCTATTAACTGGGAAAATCAGTTCTGAACTTGATACTGATCCTCAAACTGGTGAACTATCGTGGCATCGCTATGCAGGTAATTTTAGTCCGTCTTTTGTGGCGTTTTTAGATAAGGCGATTCGGTTAAACTTTCGCGATCGCTATGCCACTGCTAACGAGATGCTAGTTGCTTTGCGAGAGATTCTTGACGAATCCACGACGATTGTGACCATACCGAAGCAACCATCATTGGATAATGATCATGCGATCGCTTTGGAATCGACGGAAGGTCAGGTTGCTATTAATTCGCACTTTTATATTGCTTCGGGCTATGAGTCACGCTGTTACGAGGAGATCAAAAAAGCGGGATCGCTATTAAGGATTAAATCGCCTCATCGCATGGGCAAGTCTTCGCTGATGGCAAGGGTGATTAATCATGCAGAGAGTCTTGGCTATCGCACAGTGGTTTTAAATCTAGAGCAAACCAATCAAAAAATCTTTGCCGATCCTGAAAAATTCATGCAATGGTTCTGCGCTTCTGTTGGTAAAGCTTTAGGTGTGCGGGTCAAGACTGAGGAATATTGGGATGATATTTTTGGCGCGAATGACAACTGTACCGACTATTTCGAGAAATATTTATTAGAAGGTAACGATCGCCCACTCATAATTGCCATTGATAACTTCGATCGCGTATTTAGCTATCCTGAAATCGAGACGGATTTTTGTGGTTTGCTGCGTGGTTGGTATGAGCGATCGCGCAGTCATCCATTGTGGGGCAAGTTGCGGTTGGTAATTGTCCATTCTCAAGAACCCTATGCCCAAAGAGACATTAATCAATCACCGTTTAATGTTGGTTTTCCTGTAGAACTGCGGGAATTTACCACTGATCAAGTAAGAGAACTAGTCAAGCGACATCAATTAAGTTGGTCAGAGGATGAGTTGCATCAATTTATGGAATTGATCGGCGGACATCCCTATTTAGTACGATCGGCGCTCTATCGAATTGCCTCGCAAGATATTACCTTAGAGGAGTTTTTGCGAACTGCGCCTACGGAAGCAGGAATTTACAGCAGTTACTTGATGGGGCATCTCAAAACCTTAGAAGACTATCCTGAACTTGGTGAGGCAATGCAAAAAGTAGTGATGGCGGATGCTCCCGTGCGGTTGCGATCAGAAATTAGTTTTAAGCTCGATAGCCAAGGGTTAGTATCCCGCATTGATAACGATGTCACGCCGAGATGTTTGTTGTATAAGTTATACTTTCGCGATCGCTTAGGAGGTAGTTAA
- a CDS encoding HU family DNA-binding protein: MNKGELVDAIAKKAAEKGLSVNKKTADEVLSATLEVIIDTVASGDKVTLVGFGSFEARDRKAREGRNPKTGEKMEIPATKVPAFSAGKSFKEQVSPPSD, encoded by the coding sequence ATGAACAAAGGTGAACTAGTTGATGCTATTGCTAAGAAAGCTGCTGAGAAGGGCTTGTCAGTCAACAAAAAGACTGCCGATGAAGTTCTCTCAGCAACCCTTGAAGTAATCATCGATACGGTAGCTAGCGGAGACAAAGTAACTTTGGTTGGCTTCGGTTCTTTTGAAGCTCGTGATCGCAAGGCCCGCGAAGGTCGCAACCCTAAGACTGGCGAAAAGATGGAAATCCCCGCCACCAAAGTTCCAGCCTTCTCTGCTGGTAAGTCTTTCAAAGAACAAGTCAGTCCTCCTTCTGACTAA
- a CDS encoding DMT family transporter, protein MHSSTPSSTNELTRQSPLIIAPFFLWGTAMVVMKALLPQTSPMFMAAVRLIPAGLLLILGAAYFGRSQPKSWQAWLWISLFALVDGTMFQGFLAQGLVRTNAGLGSLLIDSQPLAVAILAAVLYNEKIGIGATLGLFVGVIGIGLIGLPSELMTALLSGDFSTVLEAGVFTLGEWFMLGASLSMAIGTILIRPVVRYADPVMATGWHMVIGGLPLLLISNQIEQHQWQDVTAWGWLGMAYMAIMGSAIAYGLFFFFASSGSLTTLSALTFSTPVFALMFSSLFLGENLTLVQWIGVILTLTSIYLVSVRGSESDSSEANSESETMTESKILTAAEQVAVSSAVPILQQPVNESLINERQFDERGKW, encoded by the coding sequence ATGCATTCATCCACGCCATCCAGTACCAATGAGCTAACCCGTCAGTCTCCCCTCATAATTGCGCCATTTTTCCTCTGGGGAACGGCGATGGTCGTGATGAAGGCTTTGCTACCACAAACTAGTCCCATGTTTATGGCGGCAGTTAGGTTAATTCCCGCAGGTTTATTACTAATTCTTGGCGCAGCTTATTTTGGTAGAAGTCAGCCCAAAAGTTGGCAAGCATGGTTATGGATTAGTTTGTTTGCATTAGTCGATGGCACTATGTTTCAAGGATTCTTAGCACAGGGATTAGTAAGAACTAATGCAGGGCTTGGATCATTGCTAATTGACTCGCAACCTCTAGCAGTTGCCATACTAGCAGCAGTTTTGTATAACGAAAAAATTGGTATCGGTGCAACCCTTGGTTTATTTGTAGGGGTAATTGGCATTGGCTTAATTGGCTTACCATCGGAACTAATGACTGCGTTGTTAAGCGGAGATTTCAGCACAGTTTTAGAGGCAGGAGTATTTACCCTTGGTGAGTGGTTTATGCTCGGTGCATCACTATCCATGGCGATCGGCACAATTTTAATTAGACCTGTAGTGCGCTATGCCGATCCAGTCATGGCGACAGGTTGGCATATGGTGATTGGGGGTTTACCTTTATTACTTATTTCTAACCAGATCGAGCAGCATCAATGGCAAGATGTGACTGCTTGGGGATGGCTAGGCATGGCTTATATGGCGATTATGGGTAGTGCGATCGCCTATGGATTATTTTTCTTTTTTGCATCGTCAGGAAGTTTGACCACCTTGAGCGCTCTGACCTTCTCGACACCAGTATTTGCGCTGATGTTTAGCAGTCTCTTTCTTGGTGAAAATCTGACTTTAGTGCAATGGATTGGTGTGATTTTGACGCTAACGAGTATTTATCTTGTCAGTGTACGTGGCTCAGAATCAGATAGCAGTGAAGCAAATTCTGAATCTGAAACAATGACGGAATCTAAAATTTTGACTGCGGCTGAGCAAGTGGCGGTTAGTTCTGCTGTGCCAATTTTGCAACAACCTGTTAATGAATCCCTAATCAACGAACGTCAGTTTGATGAACGCGGAAAATGGTAA
- a CDS encoding GGDEF domain-containing protein gives MDRIKPKYLRSLYDLKAILMKVFLTFAVLAIVGTWWIEALESHINPIDRIAYPIMIAVFGISAFWLHLKPKSLRKVEYITFTTFASYCFVDFQAMLFGLPLFIADLYSVATFLQWLPMVYISAFIMLEIRNAIIASGLFYTSLVIPIVSYRFIQYVPDLASTQIYLTAMVVCFAHPIYILMLLGIALLKEQLVQIKTQAENMSVAATTDYLTGITNRRFATQSLDHLLELAKIENFHLTIFVLDIDHFKEVNDSFGHDVGDRVLICLANFLRQNLRDSDILGRWGGEEFIVILQKTDLQTACHLAERLYERNSEWVYEKVGHVTFSIGIATSRPDDTTDSLFKRADASLYQAKQNGRNRFEIAV, from the coding sequence ATGGATCGAATCAAACCCAAATATCTGCGATCGCTTTACGATCTCAAGGCCATTTTGATGAAGGTATTTTTAACCTTTGCCGTTTTAGCGATCGTAGGAACATGGTGGATAGAAGCATTGGAATCACATATAAATCCAATAGATCGCATTGCTTACCCAATCATGATTGCAGTATTTGGTATCAGTGCATTCTGGTTGCATCTAAAGCCCAAAAGCCTAAGAAAAGTTGAGTATATTACCTTTACTACTTTTGCTAGCTACTGCTTTGTTGATTTTCAAGCAATGCTTTTTGGTCTACCTTTGTTTATTGCCGATCTATATAGCGTCGCCACATTCTTACAATGGCTACCGATGGTCTATATATCAGCATTTATTATGCTGGAAATTCGCAATGCTATTATCGCTTCAGGCTTGTTTTATACATCCTTAGTCATCCCCATTGTTTCGTATAGGTTCATTCAGTATGTTCCTGATTTAGCATCAACCCAAATATATCTAACAGCAATGGTGGTCTGTTTTGCTCATCCAATTTATATCTTAATGCTTTTAGGAATAGCTCTTTTAAAAGAACAACTTGTGCAAATAAAGACTCAAGCTGAAAATATGTCAGTTGCGGCAACAACCGACTACCTCACAGGTATTACAAATAGAAGATTTGCTACTCAGTCCCTCGATCATTTACTGGAATTAGCAAAAATAGAAAATTTTCATCTAACAATATTTGTATTAGATATTGATCATTTTAAGGAAGTTAACGACTCTTTTGGTCATGATGTTGGCGATCGTGTACTGATCTGTCTTGCCAATTTTTTGCGTCAGAATCTTCGTGATTCCGACATATTAGGAAGATGGGGCGGCGAAGAATTTATCGTGATTTTGCAGAAAACTGATTTGCAGACAGCCTGTCATTTAGCCGAGCGTCTATACGAACGAAATTCTGAATGGGTTTACGAAAAAGTTGGTCATGTGACGTTTAGTATTGGTATTGCTACATCAAGACCAGATGATACAACTGACTCATTGTTTAAACGTGCTGATGCGTCTCTATATCAAGCTAAACAGAATGGGCGCAATCGCTTTGAGATCGCCGTTTAA
- a CDS encoding glycosyltransferase family protein, with product MPILYTAITNHGFGHATRTAAVLADLQQRSPDIKLIIATTAPRWLLEEYIAGDFIYHQRVFDVGVIQIDSLVTDQEATFAAWQKIHEQQADLITKEVKFLQENKVDLIFGDIPPMLTEIAKAAKIPCWMAGNFGWDFIYRDWGGKYAELADRLSENYSHCDRLFRLPFAEPMTSFPNIQNVGLTGAKPNHSPEYLREKFNLDGDRPTALLTFGGLSLQSIPYQNLAKFPEWQFITFDRGAPDLPNLTKANCDRLRPVDLMVVCDRVVTKPGYGTLAEALRVGVPVVCLTREGFLEAETLIAGVKNYSEHLIISPQEFYEGDWSFLNATFLPPDLAEAKQLDMHGEETINQAILDYFA from the coding sequence ATGCCCATTTTATATACTGCAATTACCAATCATGGCTTTGGTCATGCGACGCGCACTGCGGCTGTCCTTGCTGATCTGCAACAGCGATCGCCTGATATTAAGTTAATCATTGCGACGACGGCTCCACGTTGGTTATTGGAGGAATATATCGCAGGTGATTTTATTTACCATCAACGAGTGTTTGATGTGGGCGTAATCCAGATAGATAGTTTAGTTACTGATCAAGAAGCAACCTTTGCGGCATGGCAAAAAATTCACGAGCAACAGGCAGACTTAATTACTAAAGAAGTGAAATTTTTGCAAGAGAACAAGGTTGATTTAATTTTTGGGGATATTCCTCCCATGCTGACGGAAATTGCCAAAGCAGCGAAGATTCCTTGTTGGATGGCAGGCAACTTTGGCTGGGACTTTATCTATCGTGATTGGGGTGGTAAGTATGCAGAACTTGCCGATCGCCTATCGGAAAACTACAGCCATTGCGATCGCCTATTTCGCTTACCCTTTGCGGAACCCATGACTAGTTTCCCCAATATTCAAAATGTGGGACTAACTGGCGCAAAGCCGAACCATTCCCCTGAATATTTACGTGAAAAATTTAATTTAGATGGCGATCGCCCTACGGCTCTGCTCACCTTTGGGGGGTTGAGTTTGCAATCGATTCCCTATCAAAATCTCGCTAAGTTTCCCGAATGGCAATTTATCACTTTTGATCGAGGCGCTCCTGACCTACCAAATTTGACTAAAGCCAATTGCGATCGCCTTCGTCCTGTGGATCTGATGGTGGTATGCGATCGTGTCGTCACGAAACCGGGGTATGGCACATTAGCGGAAGCTCTGCGCGTTGGAGTTCCCGTTGTTTGTCTGACCCGTGAAGGATTTTTAGAGGCTGAAACCCTAATAGCTGGAGTAAAGAACTACTCAGAACATTTGATTATTTCGCCCCAAGAGTTTTATGAAGGTGATTGGTCATTTCTCAATGCAACCTTCCTCCCTCCAGATTTAGCAGAGGCAAAACAGCTAGATATGCATGGAGAAGAAACTATTAATCAAGCGATTTTGGACTATTTCGCCTAA
- a CDS encoding pentapeptide repeat-containing protein, whose protein sequence is MEIDQCYQLFGLTSNATLEDVNKAYKALAMQWHPDRIPRENVQLQLQAQEKLKEINHARDSLRKAAEQKVSGSQRYSHQNKQTHQHQTKYHSKYQSASQGYTQQKAADRTSDRTSERTSERYYSYQSRSQSQSYQPYQSYQARQQTSKHPQPEPPQRNPSSEPQQSPKTTDLTGADFRGANLREKYLEGRNLSYANLSNADLTDAFLHRVNFQGANLQGANLFRANLFQANLQNADLRGANLIGADLSGADLSGANLTGAKVGFGEKIMVKLTNVKLKGATMPNGSLYMP, encoded by the coding sequence ATGGAAATCGATCAATGCTACCAACTCTTCGGTTTGACATCTAACGCGACCTTAGAAGATGTCAACAAAGCTTATAAAGCGCTGGCTATGCAATGGCATCCCGATCGCATCCCCAGAGAGAATGTGCAGCTACAACTACAAGCACAGGAAAAACTAAAAGAAATTAACCATGCAAGGGATAGCTTGCGAAAAGCTGCTGAACAAAAAGTATCAGGTTCCCAAAGATATTCGCATCAAAATAAACAAACTCATCAACACCAAACTAAATATCACAGTAAATACCAAAGTGCTTCTCAAGGCTATACTCAACAAAAAGCAGCAGACCGTACTTCAGATCGCACTTCGGAACGTACTTCGGAACGTTATTATTCCTATCAATCGCGATCGCAATCTCAGTCCTATCAACCCTATCAGTCTTATCAAGCACGCCAGCAAACCAGTAAACATCCCCAGCCTGAGCCGCCCCAACGTAATCCATCATCAGAGCCACAACAGAGTCCTAAAACGACGGATCTCACTGGAGCGGATTTCCGTGGAGCAAATTTACGCGAAAAATATCTTGAAGGTAGGAATCTCAGCTATGCCAATCTCAGTAATGCTGACTTAACCGATGCATTTCTCCACCGTGTCAACTTTCAAGGGGCAAATCTACAAGGGGCAAATCTATTTAGAGCTAATCTATTCCAAGCTAATCTCCAAAATGCGGATCTACGCGGAGCTAACTTAATTGGTGCAGACCTAAGTGGCGCAGACTTAAGTGGTGCAAACCTGACTGGAGCAAAGGTAGGTTTTGGCGAAAAAATAATGGTCAAGCTAACCAACGTTAAACTCAAGGGTGCAACGATGCCCAATGGCTCTCTCTACATGCCATAA
- a CDS encoding septal ring lytic transglycosylase RlpA family protein, with product MSSLSKLWAISLISLASSVTSPIFAADLADNKINYDLNQISPEQSSTNKQSSQKPSNDAKPKYIIEFQAKTANEWIITVNQQPTFEVKDLPRAAIATAKLAVILNTPDFDPRQLEPLVVNGEYLGKYKNTILFRIPKSEVVNPSLSLTQWINNLRVAAGAEPMTLVEAQKQMYQLTVTNEKIDGIASWYGPYFQGRQTASGEQFEQQDFTAAHPSLPFDTYLKVTNRQNGRSVVVRINDRGPYVGDRSLDLSHAAAIALNSDEVGVVPVTATILAPLR from the coding sequence ATGTCTAGTTTATCTAAATTATGGGCAATATCCTTGATTTCATTAGCTTCTAGCGTCACATCTCCAATATTTGCGGCAGATCTAGCTGACAATAAAATCAACTATGATCTCAATCAAATTTCGCCAGAGCAATCCTCGACAAATAAACAATCGAGTCAAAAACCCTCAAATGATGCTAAACCCAAATACATCATCGAATTTCAGGCAAAGACCGCTAATGAATGGATAATTACGGTCAATCAGCAGCCTACTTTTGAGGTTAAAGACTTGCCTAGAGCAGCGATCGCTACAGCTAAACTTGCTGTTATTCTCAACACACCTGACTTTGATCCCAGGCAACTTGAGCCATTGGTAGTGAATGGCGAATACCTTGGTAAATATAAAAATACAATCCTATTTAGAATTCCTAAATCCGAAGTGGTGAATCCTTCGCTGAGTCTAACCCAATGGATTAATAATCTCAGAGTTGCGGCTGGGGCAGAGCCAATGACTCTCGTTGAAGCCCAAAAGCAAATGTATCAATTAACAGTTACTAACGAAAAAATTGATGGTATTGCTTCTTGGTATGGTCCTTATTTCCAAGGTAGACAGACTGCTTCAGGAGAACAGTTTGAACAACAGGATTTTACGGCTGCTCACCCCAGCTTGCCTTTTGACACTTACCTCAAAGTTACTAATCGCCAAAATGGTAGATCTGTAGTTGTGAGAATCAATGATCGCGGTCCCTACGTGGGCGATCGCAGTCTCGATTTATCCCATGCCGCAGCGATCGCACTAAATAGCGATGAAGTTGGCGTTGTACCAGTTACGGCAACAATACTTGCACCATTGAGATAA
- a CDS encoding vWA domain-containing protein codes for MADAFSSESASKGTAKGANESLHKTSEPIQKAQAVADAVNRLLDSLGQRCVKGNEIYDYFDVGVIGYNSEVASALNGIAGDQVIAPIGKIYENPAELEKRAQKLPDGMGGLVEVYNDFPIWFKPVASGGTAMCSVFAMARLLLEEWIEKHPNSYPPTIINITDGESTDGNPTEEAMHLKKLGTSDGSVLLYNIHLSAEYTQPVSFPNTVEVLSDPYARLMFELSSPLPYAAQKAAEKEGYKIAPDARAFMFNADPVKLIQFLDIGTRTENLR; via the coding sequence ATGGCAGACGCATTTTCTAGTGAAAGTGCAAGTAAGGGAACAGCCAAAGGCGCAAATGAAAGCTTACACAAAACTAGTGAACCGATCCAAAAAGCTCAGGCTGTTGCCGATGCGGTCAATCGTTTGCTTGACTCTTTAGGACAGCGCTGTGTTAAAGGTAATGAGATTTACGATTATTTTGATGTGGGTGTCATTGGTTATAACAGTGAAGTTGCCTCAGCGCTCAATGGTATTGCTGGCGATCAGGTGATCGCGCCCATTGGCAAAATCTACGAAAATCCAGCCGAATTGGAGAAACGCGCTCAAAAATTACCCGATGGAATGGGTGGTTTAGTTGAAGTTTATAATGACTTTCCGATTTGGTTTAAGCCTGTAGCAAGTGGTGGTACAGCGATGTGCAGCGTATTTGCGATGGCACGACTTTTGTTAGAGGAATGGATTGAAAAACATCCGAATAGCTATCCACCAACGATTATCAACATTACCGATGGCGAATCGACGGATGGTAATCCCACGGAAGAGGCGATGCATCTCAAAAAATTGGGTACTTCCGATGGTTCTGTTCTGCTATATAACATTCATCTATCTGCCGAGTATACTCAGCCAGTTTCTTTTCCCAATACTGTGGAAGTATTGAGCGATCCCTATGCTCGGTTAATGTTTGAACTATCAAGTCCTCTTCCCTATGCTGCCCAAAAAGCGGCTGAGAAAGAAGGTTATAAAATTGCGCCTGATGCTAGAGCTTTTATGTTTAATGCTGATCCTGTCAAGTTAATTCAATTTCTCGATATTGGCACTCGGACTGAAAATCTCAGATAA
- a CDS encoding adenylate/guanylate cyclase domain-containing protein — translation MPSINLSKILLKGEVLSLLRGLITTHTSPITIQDQKGKVLVADLGIEVNKSSQAEFNHAYDYPSNVTKVPILLDEEVLGWVIGNEQTKQVADFLNYIVKREFERKTLAADALDKYREISLLYTIASKMSSCLDVKEIGTLVIEEASRLIRCTSASVMLHNQHDNSLEIIAAKGTAERIGSLKFAVDKGIAGYVFTTGKPELVNDATKDPRYIIVNENHSYALICAPILTKDRSLGVVNISNSEPISYTSQDLKLFTALVTQASGAIENALLHESKLQEERIKNNLERYLSPQVAQAVINDAGEVSLTTSKRRIAMLFSDIRNFTTKCEELEPEQLVAYLNEYFTQMVDVIFTNQGTVNKFVGDMIVAMFGAPSAIADREYWAIAAAINMQKRIKELPIDWIRENFITGIGISSGDVIVGNIGSPQHMDYTAIGDEMNIASRLQGLAQGGQILVTRSVYEATQSSFQFREFGTLPVKGKKNLVEIFEVIY, via the coding sequence ATGCCATCCATCAATCTCAGCAAGATTCTTCTAAAAGGAGAAGTATTGTCCCTATTGAGAGGATTAATTACAACACATACTTCCCCAATCACGATTCAAGATCAAAAAGGGAAAGTCCTAGTTGCAGACCTTGGCATAGAAGTAAATAAGTCATCACAAGCTGAATTTAATCACGCTTATGACTATCCAAGTAATGTCACCAAGGTTCCAATTTTACTGGATGAAGAAGTATTAGGTTGGGTAATTGGAAATGAACAGACTAAGCAGGTTGCTGATTTTTTAAACTATATAGTTAAGCGTGAGTTTGAAAGAAAAACCCTTGCAGCAGATGCTCTAGATAAATATCGAGAGATTAGTCTGCTCTATACGATCGCTAGTAAAATGTCTAGCTGCCTAGATGTTAAGGAAATCGGGACTCTAGTAATAGAGGAAGCGAGTCGGTTGATCAGATGTACTAGTGCATCGGTTATGCTCCATAATCAGCACGATAATTCGCTAGAGATCATTGCGGCTAAAGGTACTGCTGAACGGATAGGAAGTTTAAAATTTGCAGTTGATAAAGGAATTGCAGGGTATGTCTTTACCACGGGCAAACCAGAATTAGTTAATGATGCTACTAAAGACCCACGCTATATCATCGTTAATGAGAATCACTCCTATGCGTTAATTTGTGCACCAATTCTCACTAAGGATCGCAGTTTAGGTGTCGTCAATATCAGTAATTCCGAGCCTATTAGTTATACATCTCAAGATCTTAAGTTATTTACTGCATTGGTCACTCAAGCTTCTGGAGCCATTGAGAATGCCTTACTCCATGAAAGCAAACTGCAAGAAGAGAGAATCAAAAACAATTTAGAAAGATACCTCTCACCTCAGGTTGCTCAAGCTGTCATCAATGATGCAGGTGAAGTGTCCCTCACCACGAGTAAGCGAAGAATTGCTATGTTGTTTTCCGATATTCGCAATTTCACAACGAAATGTGAAGAACTAGAGCCAGAGCAACTAGTCGCATACTTGAATGAGTATTTCACCCAAATGGTGGATGTGATTTTTACGAATCAGGGAACAGTCAATAAGTTTGTAGGCGATATGATCGTCGCAATGTTTGGTGCACCTTCGGCGATCGCCGATCGGGAATATTGGGCGATCGCAGCCGCGATTAATATGCAAAAGCGTATCAAAGAATTGCCGATTGATTGGATTCGGGAAAACTTTATTACAGGGATTGGGATTAGCTCTGGAGATGTGATTGTGGGTAATATCGGCTCACCACAACATATGGACTACACTGCGATCGGCGATGAGATGAATATTGCTTCACGTTTGCAAGGCTTGGCGCAAGGAGGACAAATTTTAGTAACCCGTAGTGTTTATGAAGCAACACAGTCCAGTTTTCAATTTCGCGAGTTTGGAACTTTACCCGTCAAAGGTAAAAAGAATTTAGTAGAAATTTTTGAAGTTATTTACTAG
- a CDS encoding response regulator transcription factor translates to MSKKLLIVDDEPHIRLLLEQTLEELEDYDVELLTATNGVEALEVIQREKPNLVFLDVMMPKMNGYEVCQTVKSDASLSDVYIIMLTAKGQEFDRDRGKDVGADIYMTKPFDPDEILEKSCEILGIEA, encoded by the coding sequence ATGTCTAAGAAGCTATTAATCGTTGATGATGAGCCTCACATTCGTTTGCTGTTAGAGCAAACCTTGGAAGAGTTGGAAGATTATGACGTAGAGCTATTAACCGCAACCAATGGTGTAGAAGCACTAGAGGTAATTCAGAGGGAAAAACCGAACCTAGTCTTCTTAGATGTCATGATGCCTAAGATGAATGGGTATGAAGTATGTCAAACCGTCAAAAGTGATGCCAGCTTAAGCGATGTCTACATTATTATGCTGACTGCTAAGGGGCAAGAGTTCGATCGCGATCGGGGTAAGGATGTTGGGGCAGATATTTATATGACTAAACCCTTTGACCCTGATGAAATTTTAGAAAAGTCCTGTGAAATTCTAGGGATAGAAGCTTAA